The following proteins come from a genomic window of Candidatus Polarisedimenticolia bacterium:
- a CDS encoding methyltransferase domain-containing protein has product MSTSAAKFSGSIPEKYDTYLGGFLFEHYAAHLAGKLALSPESRVLEIACGTGILTRQLLKALPAKGTLVATDLNQGMLDYARGKVGPDPRLEWKVADAMKLPFADASFDVVAIQFGVMFFPDKVAALKEAKRVLKPGGTLVFNVWGSLEDNLSAKIVHELGMRKFPADPPKFFLVPFGYYDVERITADLQAAGFTDVRTEEVAYEVTTPTARHAAIGLVEGCPMVVALQERGMTDPAPFTAEAEKLLAAAFGEAPLRTSVKAIWIGARS; this is encoded by the coding sequence ATGTCGACGTCCGCTGCAAAGTTTTCCGGCTCCATCCCCGAGAAATACGACACCTATCTCGGCGGGTTCCTTTTCGAGCACTACGCGGCCCACCTCGCCGGCAAGCTGGCCCTCTCTCCGGAGAGCCGGGTTCTGGAGATCGCCTGCGGCACCGGGATCCTGACGCGGCAGCTGCTGAAGGCGCTCCCCGCCAAGGGAACGCTGGTCGCGACCGATCTGAACCAGGGGATGCTGGATTACGCCCGCGGCAAGGTGGGTCCCGATCCGCGCCTGGAATGGAAGGTGGCCGACGCCATGAAGCTCCCCTTCGCCGACGCCTCCTTCGACGTCGTGGCGATCCAGTTCGGGGTGATGTTCTTCCCCGACAAGGTGGCGGCGCTGAAGGAGGCGAAGCGCGTCCTGAAGCCGGGCGGGACGCTGGTGTTCAACGTCTGGGGCTCGCTGGAGGACAACCTGTCGGCGAAGATCGTCCACGAGCTGGGGATGCGCAAGTTCCCGGCCGATCCGCCGAAGTTCTTCCTCGTCCCCTTCGGCTATTACGATGTCGAGCGCATCACCGCCGACCTGCAGGCCGCGGGCTTCACCGACGTCCGCACCGAGGAAGTTGCCTATGAGGTTACGACGCCCACCGCCCGGCATGCGGCCATCGGTCTGGTGGAGGGATGCCCGATGGTCGTGGCGCTGCAGGAGCGCGGCATGACCGATCCCGCCCCCTTTACCGCGGAAGCGGAGAAGCTGCTGGCCGCGGCCTTCGGGGAAGCTCCCTTGCGCACC
- a CDS encoding GNAT family N-acetyltransferase: protein MRTPLAPASYRTARGDVLVRPVGDGEIDALLELIRELARYEQALERMTATPEALRSALEATPPSAEAVLAFLEGEIVGYAIIHGSFSSYLGRECLYLEDLYVRPATRGAGIGKALLAYVAEVTRARNLARLEWSSLAWNEAAKEFYEALGAKSEARLMYTLSGEALEKLTDRHRK, encoded by the coding sequence ATGCGGACGCCTCTGGCTCCGGCGAGCTATCGCACGGCCCGCGGCGACGTGCTGGTCCGCCCGGTCGGCGACGGCGAGATCGACGCGCTGTTGGAGCTGATCCGCGAGCTGGCGCGTTACGAGCAGGCGCTGGAGCGGATGACCGCGACGCCCGAAGCGCTGCGCTCGGCGCTGGAGGCCACCCCGCCGAGCGCCGAAGCCGTCCTGGCCTTCCTGGAGGGGGAGATCGTAGGATACGCGATAATCCACGGTTCCTTCTCCAGCTATCTGGGCAGGGAATGTCTGTACCTTGAGGACCTGTATGTGCGCCCGGCAACGCGCGGCGCCGGCATCGGGAAGGCCCTCCTGGCGTACGTGGCGGAGGTGACACGTGCCCGCAACCTGGCGCGGCTGGAGTGGTCGTCGCTGGCCTGGAACGAGGCGGCGAAGGAGTTCTACGAAGCGCTCGGGGCCAAGAGTGAAGCGCGGCTGATGTACACCCTGTCGGGCGAGGCCCTGGAAAAACTGACCGATCGCCATCGAAAGTGA
- a CDS encoding ABC transporter permease — translation MSVIYVLWLREVKRYLRSRSRIIGSLAQPALYLLVLGFGFGAVFRQAGQGSYLQFVAPGVIAMGVLFTSVFSGIGLLWDRQFGFLKETLVAPVPRLTIMAGRTLGGATIAIIQGALVLVVCMLAGFRPGNWATLPLALMFMALIAILFAALGTAIGSTLKDMQGAQLIMNFLIMPIFFLSGALFPLNNLPAALTVATRLDPLSYGVDGLRGAFIGVSTMGFVVDVSVLSVLSALFLVLGAWAFSKIQA, via the coding sequence ATGAGCGTCATCTATGTGCTGTGGCTGCGCGAAGTGAAGCGCTACCTGCGCTCGCGCTCGCGAATCATCGGCTCGCTGGCGCAGCCGGCGCTCTACCTGCTCGTGCTGGGCTTCGGTTTCGGCGCCGTGTTCCGGCAGGCCGGGCAGGGCAGCTACCTGCAGTTCGTCGCCCCGGGTGTCATCGCGATGGGCGTTCTGTTCACGTCGGTCTTCTCGGGCATCGGGCTGCTCTGGGATCGGCAGTTCGGGTTCCTGAAGGAAACGCTCGTCGCACCCGTGCCGCGGCTGACGATCATGGCCGGTCGCACGCTCGGCGGCGCCACGATAGCGATCATTCAAGGCGCGCTCGTCCTCGTGGTTTGCATGCTCGCCGGCTTCAGGCCCGGGAACTGGGCGACCCTGCCGCTCGCGCTGATGTTCATGGCGCTGATCGCGATTCTCTTCGCGGCGCTCGGCACCGCGATTGGATCGACGCTGAAGGACATGCAGGGCGCTCAGCTGATCATGAACTTCCTGATCATGCCGATCTTCTTCCTGTCGGGCGCGCTGTTCCCGCTCAATAACCTGCCGGCGGCTCTCACGGTCGCGACGCGGCTCGACCCGCTGTCGTATGGCGTCGACGGCTTGCGCGGCGCGTTCATCGGCGTCAGCACGATGGGCTTTGTCGTCGACGTCTCGGTGCTTTCGGTGCTGTCGGCGCTTTTCCTGGTTCTCGGCGCATGGGCGTTCTCGAAGATCCAGGCTTGA
- a CDS encoding ATP-binding cassette domain-containing protein has protein sequence MEVQSLSKTFGDRKSDKAVRAVDDISFSVKAGEIFAFLGPNGAGKTTTIQMLTTLLKPTSGTVGIDGLDLAEKPLEVRKRFGIVFQDASLDGELTAYENMELHGVLYHVPRKLRAQRIESLMKLFELWDRRASLVNTFSGGMRRRLEIARGLLHTPKILFLDEPTLGLDPQSRNQLWTHVKQLNADEGVTVFLTTHYMDEAEKTAQRVAIIDHGRIVAQGGTEELKAQTGTDSLEGAFLKLTGTTIRDERSSAADEMRRMAKMWQKARR, from the coding sequence ATCGAAGTGCAAAGCTTGAGCAAGACCTTCGGAGACCGGAAGTCCGACAAAGCGGTCCGGGCCGTCGACGATATATCGTTTTCGGTCAAGGCAGGCGAGATCTTCGCTTTCCTGGGACCGAACGGCGCGGGCAAGACGACGACGATCCAGATGCTGACGACGTTGTTGAAGCCGACGAGCGGCACCGTGGGCATCGACGGATTGGATCTCGCCGAGAAGCCGCTCGAGGTCCGCAAGCGCTTCGGCATCGTGTTCCAGGATGCCAGCCTCGACGGCGAGCTCACGGCGTACGAGAACATGGAGCTGCACGGCGTCCTCTACCATGTGCCGCGCAAGCTCCGGGCCCAGCGCATCGAATCGCTGATGAAGCTGTTCGAGCTCTGGGACCGGCGCGCGTCCCTCGTCAATACGTTCTCGGGCGGCATGCGCCGGAGGCTCGAGATCGCGCGCGGTCTCCTCCATACGCCGAAAATCCTGTTCCTCGACGAGCCGACGCTCGGCCTCGATCCTCAAAGCCGCAACCAGCTCTGGACCCACGTCAAGCAATTGAACGCCGACGAGGGCGTCACGGTCTTCCTGACGACGCACTACATGGACGAGGCCGAGAAGACCGCGCAGCGAGTGGCGATCATCGATCACGGCCGGATCGTCGCGCAGGGCGGCACGGAGGAGCTCAAGGCACAGACGGGCACCGATTCGCTCGAAGGCGCGTTTTTGAAGCTCACGGGCACGACGATCCGCGACGAGCGCAGCTCGGCCGCCGACGAGATGCGGCGGATGGCGAAAATGTGGCAGAAGGCCCGGCGATGA
- the nrtS gene encoding nitrate/nitrite transporter NrtS: protein MSRGLPGRLELALSPPVVRRALKIAAVVGTILILINHGDALLRGDLSPWRLFKMGLTVIVPYLVSTISSVEAMRGPK from the coding sequence GTGAGCCGTGGGCTCCCCGGCCGCCTCGAGCTGGCGCTTTCCCCTCCGGTCGTCCGCCGGGCGCTGAAGATCGCCGCGGTGGTGGGGACGATCCTGATCCTGATCAACCATGGGGACGCCCTGCTGCGCGGCGACCTATCGCCCTGGCGGCTGTTCAAGATGGGCCTGACCGTGATTGTCCCCTACCTGGTCTCCACGATCTCCAGCGTGGAGGCGATGCGGGGCCCGAAATGA
- the sugE gene encoding quaternary ammonium compound efflux SMR transporter SugE, whose amino-acid sequence MAWLQLLVAGILEVVWAIGMKYSAGFSKLWPSVITVAAALASFYYLSLALHTLPVGTAYAVWTGIGAVGTAALGILLFGESVSALRIACILLIVVGILGLKWTA is encoded by the coding sequence ATGGCCTGGCTCCAGCTCCTGGTCGCTGGAATCCTCGAGGTCGTCTGGGCAATCGGCATGAAGTACAGCGCCGGCTTCTCGAAGCTGTGGCCCAGCGTGATCACGGTGGCCGCGGCGCTGGCGAGCTTCTATTACCTGTCGCTGGCGCTGCACACCCTTCCCGTGGGAACGGCCTACGCCGTCTGGACCGGAATCGGGGCGGTGGGCACGGCGGCGCTGGGGATCCTGCTGTTCGGGGAATCGGTCTCGGCGCTGAGAATCGCCTGCATCCTTTTGATCGTCGTGGGCATTCTGGGCCTCAAGTGGACCGCCTAG
- a CDS encoding VOC family protein, with product MFDHVAVNVRDIEKSRKFYEKALAPLGCSVTGTFGDWVGFGKDGKSFLWLTRRDPVGGSVHIAFACDRREMVDRFHDAALQAGGRDHGKPGVRQDYSPDYYAAFVLDPEGNNIEAVCHKPQR from the coding sequence ATGTTCGATCACGTGGCGGTGAATGTGCGCGATATCGAAAAGAGCCGGAAGTTCTACGAGAAGGCCCTGGCCCCTCTGGGCTGCTCCGTCACCGGGACGTTCGGCGACTGGGTCGGCTTCGGGAAGGACGGCAAGAGCTTCCTCTGGCTGACGCGGCGCGACCCGGTGGGGGGCAGCGTCCACATCGCCTTCGCCTGCGACCGCAGAGAGATGGTGGATCGCTTCCACGATGCGGCGCTGCAGGCGGGCGGGCGGGACCACGGCAAGCCGGGCGTGCGCCAGGATTATTCTCCCGACTATTACGCCGCCTTCGTCCTCGACCCCGAAGGGAACAACATCGAGGCGGTGTGCCACAAGCCGCAGCGCTAG
- a CDS encoding class I SAM-dependent methyltransferase: MDLRWYETFFRGVALDFWRQAVPPDQSRLEAEFLAAELKLPPGGHVLDIPCGSGRHALALASLGYRVTGLDLSHEQIEEARRLSAEAGLRIEWREGDMKDLEGSEEVDGAYCMGNSFGYMPPEETHRFIAAVARSLKPGGRFVMDTGMAAESILSRLKDREWAPVGEILFLEENRYLLAESCIETTYTFVRRGETIVRTGLQWVYTLRELRALLGGEGLRVESIYRGVDRVPFELSAPYLILSAQKQAT; this comes from the coding sequence TTGGATCTTCGCTGGTACGAGACTTTCTTCCGGGGCGTGGCGCTCGATTTCTGGCGCCAGGCGGTTCCTCCCGATCAGAGCCGGCTCGAGGCCGAATTCCTCGCGGCGGAGCTGAAGCTTCCGCCCGGCGGTCACGTCCTCGACATTCCCTGCGGCAGTGGTCGGCATGCGCTGGCGCTGGCATCTCTTGGCTATCGAGTCACGGGTCTCGACCTGTCGCACGAGCAGATCGAGGAGGCGCGCCGGCTCTCGGCAGAAGCAGGCCTGCGGATCGAATGGCGCGAAGGCGACATGAAGGACCTCGAGGGAAGCGAGGAGGTCGACGGCGCCTACTGCATGGGAAACAGCTTCGGCTACATGCCGCCCGAGGAAACGCACCGGTTCATCGCCGCGGTGGCGCGGTCCCTCAAGCCCGGGGGACGGTTCGTGATGGATACCGGCATGGCCGCTGAGTCAATCCTGTCGAGACTGAAGGATCGGGAGTGGGCGCCGGTGGGGGAGATCCTCTTCCTGGAGGAGAACCGCTACCTCCTCGCCGAGAGCTGCATCGAGACGACCTACACCTTCGTGCGTCGCGGCGAGACGATCGTCCGCACGGGACTGCAGTGGGTCTACACCTTGCGCGAGCTGCGTGCGCTGCTCGGCGGGGAAGGGCTGCGGGTCGAGTCGATCTACCGCGGCGTGGATCGGGTCCCCTTCGAGCTGAGCGCGCCTTACCTGATCCTGTCGGCGCAGAAGCAGGCCACTTGA
- a CDS encoding metallophosphoesterase family protein — MRHRRVWIAGAVGAALIAWIYLHAGPPPPLPKPPESTWAFAALGDAPYYPWESFQYRLVMRDLEAHDLDAVLHVGDIFWHPCYDALYQHTLRRFKALRFPVLYTPGDNEWADCWESGSGSYDPHERLRRIRQIFFDPPGRSHGGATVPLVSQGGGGMYSEFVENVRWEHQGYVIATVNLPGSENGLERFHGTAPAPEIAARRQRTMAAAEWTRAAFAEARAAGSEGVILAFHAEMGLRAPPRDAYRQAYEPFITVLEEEAEAFGKPVLLVHGDGHEYTVDKPLIRRTTGKRLENVFRLEVPGSPILGWVRVMVTPGRPDPFSFEQRVLPRYKYW; from the coding sequence GTGCGCCATCGCAGAGTCTGGATTGCGGGAGCCGTCGGAGCAGCCCTCATCGCCTGGATCTATCTCCATGCCGGCCCGCCCCCGCCGCTGCCCAAACCCCCCGAATCGACCTGGGCCTTCGCGGCCCTGGGGGACGCTCCTTACTACCCCTGGGAAAGTTTCCAGTACCGGCTGGTGATGCGCGACCTCGAAGCCCACGATCTCGACGCCGTGCTGCACGTCGGCGACATCTTCTGGCACCCTTGCTACGATGCGCTCTACCAGCACACTCTCCGCCGGTTCAAGGCCCTGCGCTTTCCCGTCCTCTACACACCGGGCGACAACGAGTGGGCCGATTGCTGGGAATCGGGCTCGGGCTCCTACGACCCGCACGAGCGCCTGCGCCGCATCCGGCAGATCTTCTTCGACCCGCCGGGACGCAGCCACGGGGGAGCTACCGTTCCTTTAGTGAGCCAGGGCGGCGGCGGGATGTATTCCGAGTTCGTGGAGAACGTTCGCTGGGAGCACCAGGGCTACGTCATCGCCACGGTGAACCTGCCGGGAAGCGAGAACGGCCTGGAGCGCTTCCACGGCACGGCTCCGGCCCCCGAGATCGCGGCCCGCCGCCAGCGCACCATGGCCGCCGCCGAGTGGACCCGCGCCGCCTTCGCCGAGGCGCGCGCCGCCGGCTCGGAAGGGGTCATCCTCGCTTTTCATGCGGAAATGGGGCTGCGGGCGCCGCCGCGGGATGCTTATCGCCAGGCCTACGAGCCCTTCATCACCGTGCTGGAGGAGGAGGCCGAGGCATTCGGCAAGCCGGTCCTGCTGGTGCACGGCGACGGCCATGAATACACGGTGGACAAGCCGCTCATCCGGCGCACCACCGGAAAGCGGCTGGAGAACGTCTTCCGCCTCGAGGTCCCCGGGTCTCCCATTCTGGGATGGGTCCGTGTAATGGTGACGCCGGGGCGGCCCGATCCCTTCTCGTTCGAGCAGCGAGTACTGCCACGCTATAAGTACTGGTAG